AGGAACTCATTCAAGTAAGGAAGAACCAATTTAAGTAACCAAAATGCTTCTTCTTCTCCAACCACATAGCTTAATTCATCCACGTCCACAACTCCCCTGGAATGTTACCCAAACGTATCACAATAAATAgatcaaatttcataattaatagCATCTGGTGCAAGGGTCTACCTGCAGATTATTGATCTGTAGAGGAATATGGCAGCAAGGTAGACAAGACACACATAGGACGTTGCAGAAATAAAGCTGCAGAAAGGCATTGATCGAACACAGTTTCAGTAATTTTAGACAACATTGAAAAAAAGGAGACTAGTGTCCGAGTGACGATTTAGAGACCTGATGTTGAGGTCTTGGGTGTAAGAGGATGAGATAATGATGAATGTTCCCATCCCAAACACCAGTGCCGATTTCGATACATCTCTCCACATTACTAAATCAACTGGAAACAcaaacaaacacaaaataagaaagaattaTGTAAGTTGCAATTATATTCTACATCAAAACTCATTGATCTTCCTACCTAGATTCTGCAATTTGTTCTGAGATTGTGGGAAACTCTGGTAATGATAATCATCTGAGATTGTAGGTTTTGTAGGAGTTGTGTAAACTGAAGCAGCACGTTTTACAACTGGTGGAACCTGTTTATTCAGGGTTGAAGAAAATGGTGAGGTTTTATTATGGAATTGGCTAATTTTCTTCACTTCATTAACAACTTTGTTAGGCTTATCTTCTTGTAACTTGTTCACTTCAGCTTTGCCAGGTTTTTCTTCTGGTAATTTCTTCCTTTCATCAGCAAGCTTCTTTTCTGGTATAGTCATTTCCTTGATGTCAAAACTCTTCTTTTCATTCTCAACCTCCTCaatttcctcctcctcttcttcttcttcagaaATTTCTTCATCATCTCCAACACCAACACCATCACCATCATCAACTATATCTCCATTGCTTGAAATGGACGTTTCTTGGCACACACCAAACTCTTTACACTTCTCCTCAGACTCAGATCCATTCTTCTCCTCATCTTCATCAATGGGAACATTATTTCCCTTGTTTTGATCATCCAAAACCAAAACTTTTTGATTcccttcatttccatttccattacCTGCAGACTGATCTGATTTGGACTTCATTAATTGAACTGAATTCCCCTCCATTCTCTCACCACCTTCATTAACATCTTTACTCCTTTTGGGAACTTCAGATCTTGGCTTC
This sequence is a window from Gossypium raimondii isolate GPD5lz chromosome 5, ASM2569854v1, whole genome shotgun sequence. Protein-coding genes within it:
- the LOC105769558 gene encoding reticulon-like protein B21, producing the protein MDLSFRRGEAKGSVVAGSVWETRMKSDEVKGGIKVFNAGSITEENSNGVGGTKRLSLKKGQPVVGGVGMRKTWKNESFEGLEKNPIQIAKGKAEEQCKELSVSVGGISKRNHQIRVAKGRSLEHCKDLSLSVDGIKSPVQVKKGRSEGMRELSKSVDGIERSPIHMKKPRSEVPKRSKDVNEGGERMEGNSVQLMKSKSDQSAGNGNGNEGNQKVLVLDDQNKGNNVPIDEDEEKNGSESEEKCKEFGVCQETSISSNGDIVDDGDGVGVGDDEEISEEEEEEEEIEEVENEKKSFDIKEMTIPEKKLADERKKLPEEKPGKAEVNKLQEDKPNKVVNEVKKISQFHNKTSPFSSTLNKQVPPVVKRAASVYTTPTKPTISDDYHYQSFPQSQNKLQNLVDLVMWRDVSKSALVFGMGTFIIISSSYTQDLNISFISATSYVCLVYLAAIFLYRSIICRGVVDVDELSYVVGEEEAFWLLKLVLPYLNEFLIKLRALFSGDPATTMKLAVLLFVLARCGSSITIWKMTKLGFFGVFIVPKVCSAYSHQLTAYGKFWIRRFRDAWESCTHKNAVAMAIFTLVWNLCSFVGRVWAAFMLFVALRYYQQKMVTNDWVEDEDGPSCQQTWEGPIGKQTHGLAP